One genomic window of Ruminococcus gauvreauii includes the following:
- a CDS encoding DUF3781 domain-containing protein — MNEDYELLKKLDRLHTTELGVARIKRNLSLDTENVVEWCKIKINSPNAVITRNGKNWYVRTDGYIITVNAYSYTIITAHAAK, encoded by the coding sequence ATGAATGAAGATTATGAATTGCTGAAAAAGCTGGACAGACTGCACACAACAGAATTGGGTGTGGCGAGAATAAAAAGGAATCTGTCTTTAGATACAGAGAATGTGGTCGAATGGTGCAAAATAAAAATCAATTCTCCCAATGCTGTTATCACAAGAAACGGGAAAAACTGGTATGTGAGAACGGACGGCTACATCATCACGGTAAACGCATATAGTTATACCATTATCACGGCACATGCTGCGAAATGA
- a CDS encoding energy-coupled thiamine transporter ThiT, with product MSFFVNASEDGYTLTSGGYAAVGILLAALLILASVIAGRGKRKHMNARQLVFCAMSVALASVLSMLKVYEFPFGGAVTLCSMLFICLPGYFYGLGAGLLSATAYGVLQFLLGPYILFPIQIIVDYLLAFGAFGLSGLFAKSRRGLLKGYLIGILGRYVFSVLSGWLFFGEYAWAGWGALSYSLVYNAAYIFAEGILTIVILLIPSVSKALARVKEMAIN from the coding sequence ATGTCATTTTTTGTTAATGCTTCAGAGGATGGATATACGCTCACGTCAGGGGGATACGCGGCTGTAGGGATACTGCTGGCTGCTTTGCTGATCCTGGCTTCGGTTATTGCTGGCAGAGGAAAAAGAAAACACATGAATGCACGTCAGCTGGTGTTCTGTGCCATGTCGGTTGCTCTGGCATCCGTGTTGTCCATGCTGAAGGTCTATGAATTCCCGTTCGGCGGTGCGGTGACGCTTTGCAGCATGCTGTTTATCTGCCTGCCGGGATATTTTTACGGTCTGGGGGCCGGGCTTTTAAGCGCGACAGCCTATGGCGTGCTGCAGTTTCTGCTGGGACCCTATATTCTGTTTCCGATACAGATCATTGTCGACTATCTGCTTGCTTTCGGTGCATTTGGACTCTCCGGACTCTTTGCAAAGTCCAGGCGGGGGCTGCTGAAGGGGTATCTCATCGGTATCCTGGGACGCTATGTATTCTCGGTTCTCTCCGGATGGCTGTTTTTCGGGGAATATGCGTGGGCAGGATGGGGTGCACTGTCGTATTCACTGGTATATAATGCCGCATACATATTTGCAGAGGGGATACTGACAATCGTGATCCTGCTGATTCCGTCTGTCAGCAAAGCCCTGGCACGGGTAAAAGAGATGGCGATCAATTAA
- a CDS encoding Crp/Fnr family transcriptional regulator — protein sequence MDYIFLSKTLLFRGDSPEEIKIILDCLGCEQKTFKRGEAIYRSGDVVQSLGIVLSGRVQIENDDLWGNKSILDSVGPGQVFAETYACVPGEPLMVSVIAAEASEILFLNIGRVLKTCPNACQHHSRLVSNLLTISARKNLNLSRRIFHTSSKSIRGRLMSYLSFQAARHGCFEFTIPFNRQQLADYLSVDRSAMSNELSKMQREGLLTADKNRFCLKEDIVNSF from the coding sequence ATGGATTATATTTTTTTATCAAAGACTTTACTGTTTCGAGGGGATTCTCCTGAAGAGATCAAGATTATATTAGACTGTCTGGGCTGTGAACAAAAAACGTTTAAAAGAGGTGAAGCCATCTACCGCTCCGGTGACGTTGTTCAGTCTCTCGGCATCGTGCTGTCAGGCCGGGTGCAGATTGAAAATGATGATCTGTGGGGAAATAAAAGTATTCTGGACAGCGTTGGGCCAGGCCAGGTATTTGCAGAGACGTATGCCTGTGTCCCGGGTGAACCGCTGATGGTGAGTGTGATTGCCGCCGAAGCATCTGAAATCTTATTTTTAAATATCGGACGTGTGCTGAAGACCTGTCCCAACGCCTGTCAGCACCACAGCAGGCTGGTCAGCAACCTGCTCACCATCTCTGCCCGGAAAAATCTGAACCTGTCACGCCGTATTTTCCACACATCATCGAAATCCATCCGGGGCAGACTGATGTCCTATCTGTCATTTCAGGCTGCCCGCCACGGATGTTTTGAATTTACCATACCGTTTAACCGTCAGCAGCTTGCGGACTATCTGAGTGTCGACCGCAGTGCCATGTCCAATGAACTGAGTAAAATGCAGAGAGAGGGACTCCTGACTGCTGACAAGAATCGTTTCTGTCTCAAAGAAGACATCGTGAATAGTTTTTAA
- a CDS encoding ATP-binding protein translates to MVRRIIQIDEEKCNGCGLCADACHEGAIGITDGKARLLRDDYCDGLGDCLPACPVDAIHFTEREAADYDKEAVAANQKQKMAVRQPVPAAASELGQWPVQIKLVAANAPFLAGADLLIAADCTAYAYGDFHREFMRGRVTLVGCPKLDETDYSDKLTEIISQNQIRSVTVVRMEVPCCSGIEHAAVTALENSGKRIPWQTVTISKDGRVLG, encoded by the coding sequence ATGGTTCGAAGAATTATCCAGATAGATGAAGAAAAATGTAATGGATGCGGCCTGTGTGCGGATGCCTGTCACGAGGGTGCGATAGGGATCACGGATGGAAAAGCGAGGCTGCTGCGGGATGACTACTGTGACGGTCTGGGCGATTGTCTTCCCGCCTGTCCGGTCGATGCGATACATTTCACAGAGCGTGAGGCGGCCGATTACGACAAGGAGGCTGTCGCTGCCAACCAGAAGCAAAAGATGGCGGTCCGACAGCCCGTGCCCGCGGCGGCGTCCGAGCTTGGACAATGGCCGGTGCAGATAAAGCTGGTGGCCGCAAATGCTCCTTTTCTTGCGGGAGCAGACCTGTTGATCGCAGCTGACTGTACAGCATATGCATACGGGGATTTTCACCGGGAATTTATGCGCGGCAGAGTAACGCTGGTCGGATGTCCAAAGCTTGATGAAACCGATTACAGTGATAAGCTGACGGAAATCATCAGTCAGAACCAAATCAGAAGCGTGACGGTGGTCCGGATGGAAGTTCCGTGCTGTTCCGGTATCGAACATGCTGCGGTGACAGCGCTTGAAAACAGCGGAAAACGTATTCCATGGCAGACGGTTACCATTTCTAAAGATGGGCGTGTCTTAGGATAA
- the hcp gene encoding hydroxylamine reductase has translation MSQKMFCFQCEQTAGCSGCTGNAGVCGKSAGTARLQDELTGALIGLARACAGNPKTENTDQIIIDGLFATLTNVNFNDETLRSLIGRVNGEKTIVVPGCSACGSPCKDTENYDMEKLWSDQEDIRSLKSLILFGIRGVAAYAYHAAVLGYTDEEVNNFFYKALSAIAEDWGMEELLPLVMETGKVNLSCMELLDRANTETFGTPAPAEVSLSVEKGPFIVITGHDLYDLKLLLEQTEGKGINVYTHGEMLPAHAYPELKKYAHLKGNFGTAWQNQQKEFADLPAPILFTTNCLMPVKDSYADRVFTTEMVSYPEMVHIGEDKDFTPVIEKALELGGFVEDKEFTGINGGKTVMTGFGHGTVLQAADQVIEAVKGGAIKHFFLVGGCDGARAGRNYYTEFVRQTPADTVVLTLACGKYRFNDLDLGTIGGLPRLMDMGQCNDAYSAIKVAAALAEAFDCGVNELPLSMVLSWYEQKAVCILLTLLHLGIKNIKLGPTLPAFVSPNVLNFLVENYNIAPITTPEEDLKEILAQS, from the coding sequence ATGAGTCAAAAAATGTTTTGTTTTCAGTGTGAACAGACAGCAGGGTGTTCCGGCTGTACAGGTAATGCGGGCGTCTGCGGTAAATCCGCAGGTACGGCGAGACTGCAGGATGAGCTGACAGGGGCGTTGATCGGACTGGCCCGTGCCTGCGCCGGCAATCCCAAAACAGAGAATACAGATCAGATCATCATCGACGGATTGTTTGCAACCCTTACCAATGTTAATTTTAATGATGAGACTCTTCGCAGCCTTATCGGCCGCGTAAATGGTGAGAAGACGATCGTTGTGCCGGGTTGCAGCGCATGCGGCTCCCCGTGCAAAGATACGGAAAATTATGATATGGAGAAACTGTGGAGTGACCAGGAGGACATCCGTTCCCTGAAATCACTGATTCTGTTCGGCATACGAGGCGTCGCTGCATATGCCTATCACGCAGCGGTTCTGGGCTACACAGATGAAGAAGTCAACAACTTTTTTTACAAGGCGCTCTCAGCCATCGCAGAGGACTGGGGAATGGAAGAACTGCTTCCTTTGGTGATGGAAACAGGAAAAGTGAATTTAAGCTGTATGGAGCTGCTTGACCGCGCAAATACTGAGACATTTGGAACGCCGGCTCCGGCTGAAGTGTCGTTATCCGTGGAGAAGGGACCGTTCATCGTGATCACCGGCCATGATCTGTATGATCTGAAGCTGCTGCTTGAGCAGACGGAAGGCAAGGGGATCAATGTGTATACGCATGGTGAGATGCTGCCCGCGCATGCTTATCCGGAGCTTAAGAAGTATGCTCATCTCAAAGGCAACTTTGGTACTGCATGGCAGAATCAGCAGAAAGAATTTGCAGACCTGCCGGCACCGATCCTGTTTACAACAAACTGCCTGATGCCGGTGAAAGACAGTTATGCCGACCGGGTGTTCACGACAGAGATGGTGTCTTATCCGGAGATGGTTCACATCGGAGAAGACAAAGACTTTACCCCTGTGATTGAAAAGGCACTGGAACTGGGGGGATTTGTTGAAGATAAAGAGTTTACCGGCATCAACGGCGGGAAAACGGTCATGACCGGATTTGGCCATGGTACTGTCCTGCAAGCTGCTGATCAGGTGATCGAGGCAGTAAAAGGCGGAGCGATCAAACATTTCTTCCTGGTTGGGGGCTGTGACGGAGCCCGTGCCGGCCGGAATTATTATACGGAATTTGTTCGTCAGACACCCGCGGATACGGTTGTGTTGACACTGGCGTGCGGAAAATACCGTTTCAACGATCTGGATCTGGGCACTATTGGAGGCCTGCCGCGGCTTATGGATATGGGACAGTGCAATGACGCATACAGTGCGATCAAAGTAGCTGCCGCACTTGCGGAAGCATTTGATTGCGGAGTCAATGAACTTCCATTGTCTATGGTACTCTCATGGTATGAGCAGAAAGCAGTCTGTATTCTGCTGACACTGCTTCACCTGGGGATCAAAAATATCAAACTGGGACCGACTCTGCCGGCGTTTGTATCGCCGAATGTCTTGAACTTCCTGGTGGAGAATTACAATATTGCCCCGATCACGACTCCGGAAGAAGATCTGAAAGAGATCCTTGCCCAGTCATAA
- a CDS encoding PucR family transcriptional regulator, with the protein MRVSACLIRDELDDRITVCREGLGYEEPVYSALRIYQGDACMTSEYVYLVTEESLTGNPEIESGSCLIITGGCKTVPDWAKHTGCTILVMKDCTLETALNCMIEIFDRYNRWAETLQDCINNHGAVQDMIDASEDIFKNPLFLCDQDYRYLAMTRSGGDRASKDEMINQEVMCSFRFEPEFQKLWNSSSAFLYTSQFLPYRNLSYRVRCEGNITLGLNLQESLQTFRRSDNSLLECLGKYICMYYNQNYWLLCQNHEEKDSVFKDILEGAPVEAGRLYRVLHSLNWKSDQDYRIYCLEITEQEKNYRFVQIQCHQIETVFHFAFAWEYKSHIVVIVNDSLLGNSDRQEDAALRIFIRENYMKTGAGRLAEGIRAIRNSYLQAVSALEAGKRKHPSRWYYEFSEYCLAYMLYHCIGDLPPEALVPKGLLQMREYDRQNKTSYLLTLETYYHEKCNVSKVADVLYVHRTTCLERLRRIKQFLKMELDDPQNRIYLILSIEILKDRTDEEQLQTP; encoded by the coding sequence ATGAGAGTAAGTGCGTGTCTGATAAGAGATGAATTGGATGACAGAATCACCGTATGCAGGGAAGGACTTGGATATGAAGAGCCTGTATATTCTGCACTGCGAATTTACCAGGGCGATGCCTGTATGACATCGGAATATGTATATCTTGTTACGGAAGAATCTCTGACAGGGAATCCGGAAATCGAATCAGGCTCCTGCCTGATCATAACAGGAGGCTGCAAAACTGTACCTGACTGGGCAAAGCATACGGGCTGTACCATCCTTGTGATGAAGGACTGTACATTGGAGACAGCGCTGAATTGCATGATTGAAATATTTGACAGATATAACCGTTGGGCAGAGACTCTGCAGGACTGTATCAATAATCACGGGGCTGTCCAGGATATGATAGACGCGAGTGAAGACATTTTCAAAAATCCTCTGTTTCTCTGTGACCAGGATTACCGTTATCTGGCAATGACACGGTCAGGCGGTGACCGGGCGAGCAAAGATGAAATGATAAATCAGGAAGTCATGTGCAGCTTTCGGTTTGAACCGGAATTTCAAAAGCTCTGGAACAGTTCTTCAGCATTCTTATATACCAGTCAGTTCCTTCCATACAGAAATCTTAGTTATCGTGTAAGATGCGAGGGAAACATTACCCTCGGACTGAATTTACAGGAAAGCCTGCAGACCTTCAGGCGAAGTGACAACAGTCTGTTGGAATGTCTCGGGAAATATATCTGTATGTATTATAACCAGAATTACTGGCTGCTCTGCCAAAACCACGAAGAGAAGGACTCTGTTTTTAAGGATATTCTGGAGGGGGCGCCCGTTGAAGCGGGAAGGCTTTACAGAGTACTGCACTCGCTGAACTGGAAATCAGATCAGGATTATCGGATATATTGCCTGGAAATTACAGAGCAGGAGAAGAATTACCGTTTTGTCCAGATTCAATGCCATCAGATAGAAACTGTCTTTCATTTTGCCTTCGCCTGGGAGTATAAGAGCCATATTGTTGTTATTGTAAATGATTCACTCCTTGGGAATTCCGACAGGCAGGAAGATGCTGCTCTGCGAATCTTTATCCGGGAAAACTATATGAAAACAGGAGCCGGAAGACTTGCCGAAGGAATCCGGGCCATCAGAAATTCCTACCTGCAGGCGGTCTCCGCACTGGAAGCAGGGAAAAGAAAACATCCGTCCAGGTGGTATTACGAATTTTCCGAATATTGCCTTGCTTATATGCTGTATCACTGTATCGGTGATCTTCCCCCGGAAGCACTTGTGCCGAAAGGACTCCTGCAGATGCGGGAATATGACCGGCAGAATAAAACCAGTTATCTGCTGACTCTCGAAACTTATTACCATGAAAAGTGTAATGTCAGCAAAGTAGCAGACGTATTGTACGTTCACCGGACCACCTGCCTGGAGCGTCTGAGAAGAATCAAACAATTTCTGAAAATGGAGTTAGACGATCCCCAGAACAGAATCTATCTGATACTGTCCATCGAAATTTTAAAAGACCGGACAGATGAAGAACAGCTTCAGACACCCTGA
- a CDS encoding uroporphyrinogen decarboxylase family protein, with product MNAKENLLRTLTVNQPEWVPDMLKDFRYLIGQAEIGEMVENDYDWFGVHWTSSDDGPGMPAPTPGRALLGDITKWRETVKFPDLDAVDWNAIADKWGVLKDRDKIANYYLIPQGIFERTHALMGFEQALIALYEEPEAYEELVEALTCYKIKLYGKLIDYMGADAIAHSDDFGTQISTFISPEIFRKLFKPRLERIADSIHAKGCIAIMHSCGKVDTLMDDFVECGFDGWEPCMVCNDLDQIVEKHGRYFSFSGGLNAQALNVPATTEEDIRCELRNRIRQIGRFGGYVPAYVLLEPKYYEACSDELRILRQEGTRLG from the coding sequence ATGAACGCAAAAGAAAACCTGCTTCGCACGCTGACCGTTAACCAGCCTGAATGGGTACCGGATATGCTGAAGGATTTCCGGTATTTAATCGGACAGGCTGAAATCGGGGAGATGGTGGAAAACGATTATGACTGGTTCGGTGTCCACTGGACATCCTCTGACGATGGTCCCGGCATGCCGGCGCCCACTCCCGGCCGGGCACTGCTTGGGGACATCACCAAATGGCGCGAGACAGTGAAATTTCCTGATTTAGATGCCGTGGACTGGAATGCCATCGCTGATAAATGGGGAGTTCTCAAAGACCGTGATAAGATTGCCAATTACTATCTGATACCACAGGGCATATTTGAACGCACGCATGCTTTGATGGGATTTGAACAGGCTTTGATAGCGCTGTATGAGGAGCCGGAGGCTTATGAGGAACTGGTGGAGGCTTTAACCTGTTATAAAATCAAGCTGTACGGCAAACTTATTGATTATATGGGGGCTGATGCCATTGCCCACAGTGATGATTTTGGCACGCAGATCAGTACGTTTATCTCACCGGAGATATTCCGAAAGCTTTTCAAACCCAGGCTGGAACGGATTGCGGACAGCATCCATGCAAAAGGATGTATCGCCATTATGCACAGCTGCGGCAAAGTAGATACCCTGATGGATGATTTCGTGGAGTGCGGATTTGACGGATGGGAGCCGTGCATGGTCTGTAATGATCTGGATCAGATCGTGGAAAAGCATGGAAGGTATTTCTCGTTTAGCGGCGGGCTGAATGCCCAGGCGCTCAACGTTCCGGCCACGACGGAAGAGGACATTCGCTGTGAGCTTCGCAATCGTATCCGTCAGATCGGACGGTTTGGAGGTTATGTTCCCGCGTATGTATTACTTGAGCCAAAATACTATGAGGCATGTTCTGATGAGCTGAGAATTCTCAGGCAGGAAGGAACGCGTCTGGGATAA
- a CDS encoding heavy metal translocating P-type ATPase yields the protein MKKLEELLEWGGIKKDIIFLLISAAALLASIFKLDPFSFDMAWVAVILCGVPIILEAVIGLVTAFDIRADVLVSIALIASMIIGEDFAAGEIAFIMQLGALLEDLTVARARAGIEKLVHLTPRTARRIQGTQETIIPAEEVQVGDILRVLPGETVPVDGIIKAGQTSVNQAVMTGESLPVDKTAGDEVASGTVNQFGSFDMEATKAEEDSSIQRMIRLVRSADAGKARIVGIADRWATWIVVIALTAAALTWMISGELIRAVTILVVFCPCAMVLATPTAIMAAIGNATRHGFLVREGDALERLASAGYITFDKTGTLTYGTPQVVAVHSFKDELTEHELYTYAASAELRSEHPLGKAVVRCFKENIKPEIPEPEQFSMLPGRGVKAMLSGTHVIAGNLELLSENQIPVPESAGDNIKQYLDEGCTVIMLAVDEEPAGFIALADTLRDSAARTILGVKQAGVTPVLLTGDNENAARHIGGQLHIDEIRANCLPEDKLIWIDSYQKQEKQVCMIGDGINDAPALKKACVGIAMGGVGSDIAVDAADIVLVNDDIREIPYLFYLAKRMMITIKCNLAFSLSLNFIAIVLAITGILNPVVGALVHNAGSVAVILNSAVLLTWKKR from the coding sequence ATGAAAAAACTGGAGGAATTACTGGAATGGGGAGGAATCAAGAAGGATATCATTTTTCTTCTGATTTCTGCCGCGGCATTACTGGCAAGTATCTTTAAGTTGGACCCATTTTCTTTTGATATGGCGTGGGTGGCAGTTATCTTATGCGGTGTTCCCATTATTTTAGAAGCGGTAATCGGTCTCGTGACCGCCTTTGATATCCGGGCTGATGTCCTGGTATCCATTGCGCTGATCGCTTCGATGATCATCGGGGAAGATTTCGCAGCAGGTGAGATCGCCTTTATTATGCAGCTCGGAGCTCTGCTGGAGGATTTGACAGTAGCCAGAGCCCGCGCGGGCATTGAAAAGCTTGTACATTTGACTCCCCGGACAGCCAGAAGGATACAGGGAACACAGGAAACTATCATTCCTGCGGAAGAGGTGCAGGTGGGTGATATCCTGCGGGTACTGCCGGGTGAGACGGTTCCGGTTGACGGTATAATCAAAGCAGGTCAGACTTCTGTCAATCAGGCGGTCATGACCGGCGAATCACTGCCGGTTGATAAAACGGCCGGTGACGAGGTGGCCAGCGGCACTGTCAATCAGTTTGGCTCTTTTGATATGGAGGCGACAAAAGCAGAAGAAGACAGTTCAATTCAGCGTATGATCCGGCTGGTCCGGTCAGCGGATGCGGGAAAGGCAAGGATCGTCGGGATTGCGGACCGCTGGGCGACCTGGATTGTGGTGATTGCCCTGACTGCCGCGGCTCTTACCTGGATGATATCAGGTGAATTGATCCGTGCGGTAACGATCCTTGTTGTGTTTTGCCCGTGCGCGATGGTTCTTGCAACACCAACAGCCATTATGGCGGCTATCGGAAATGCTACGCGGCACGGTTTCCTTGTGCGGGAAGGAGATGCGTTAGAGCGTCTCGCGTCGGCGGGATATATCACGTTTGATAAGACGGGGACACTGACGTACGGAACACCTCAGGTGGTAGCTGTTCACAGCTTCAAAGATGAACTTACGGAACATGAGCTTTATACTTACGCGGCATCTGCTGAACTGCGTTCTGAGCATCCGCTTGGGAAAGCAGTCGTACGCTGCTTTAAGGAAAATATAAAACCGGAAATTCCGGAGCCGGAGCAGTTTTCGATGCTGCCCGGGCGCGGTGTAAAGGCAATGCTAAGCGGGACACACGTCATTGCCGGAAATCTGGAATTACTGTCGGAAAATCAGATTCCGGTACCGGAATCTGCGGGGGATAACATAAAGCAGTATCTGGATGAGGGATGCACCGTGATCATGCTAGCGGTCGATGAGGAGCCAGCAGGTTTTATTGCACTGGCGGACACACTGCGCGATAGTGCTGCGCGGACTATTCTGGGCGTGAAGCAGGCGGGAGTAACACCGGTTCTCCTGACCGGGGATAATGAAAATGCTGCAAGACACATAGGAGGCCAGCTGCATATTGATGAAATCAGGGCGAACTGCCTGCCGGAAGATAAGCTGATATGGATAGACAGTTATCAAAAACAGGAAAAGCAGGTGTGTATGATCGGGGATGGCATCAATGATGCGCCGGCTCTGAAGAAAGCGTGTGTCGGAATCGCCATGGGCGGTGTGGGAAGTGACATCGCGGTGGATGCGGCTGATATTGTACTTGTCAACGATGATATCAGAGAAATCCCATATTTATTTTATCTGGCAAAACGGATGATGATTACGATCAAGTGTAACCTTGCCTTCTCATTGTCTTTAAACTTTATTGCGATCGTCCTGGCGATCACCGGGATATTGAATCCGGTTGTCGGAGCGCTGGTACACAATGCAGGCTCAGTGGCAGTCATTTTAAATTCAGCAGTTCTGCTGACATGGAAAAAAAGATGA
- a CDS encoding class I SAM-dependent methyltransferase, with amino-acid sequence MYIKEKITDYWSDRAESYSQQNQFQLTSCYDKWKSLLLQYAPDRKNTKILDVGTGPGFFAILLAKEGYQVTAVDQNAEMLRCAQENARQAGVDICFLQTGDELPFADGSMDMIVARDVTWMQLEPEKVLESWYRILKKDGCLLYFDAEWYGYLRDERQAQEYRSFRRYVKEQSGFVYEKANEMERLAAEFPLTYQERPKWDGEFWKSLNPRQVSCKTELNPIVYSEIEQLQYAKTPEFLVCVQK; translated from the coding sequence ATGTACATAAAAGAAAAAATTACCGATTACTGGAGCGACAGGGCCGAGAGCTACAGTCAGCAGAATCAGTTTCAGCTCACCAGCTGTTATGACAAATGGAAATCCCTGCTTTTGCAGTATGCACCCGACAGAAAGAATACAAAGATTCTGGATGTTGGCACGGGACCTGGATTTTTTGCGATCTTGCTCGCGAAAGAGGGATATCAGGTGACTGCAGTGGACCAGAATGCCGAGATGCTGCGGTGTGCCCAGGAAAATGCCAGACAGGCCGGAGTTGATATCTGTTTTCTGCAGACGGGGGATGAGCTTCCGTTCGCGGACGGCAGCATGGATATGATCGTCGCCAGGGATGTGACGTGGATGCAGCTGGAACCGGAAAAGGTGCTGGAATCCTGGTATCGGATATTGAAAAAGGACGGATGCCTGCTTTATTTTGATGCGGAGTGGTATGGTTATCTGAGAGATGAGAGACAGGCACAGGAGTATCGGTCATTCCGCCGGTATGTGAAAGAACAGTCCGGATTTGTATATGAAAAAGCGAATGAGATGGAACGCCTTGCGGCAGAATTTCCGCTTACATATCAGGAACGTCCAAAATGGGACGGAGAGTTCTGGAAATCACTGAACCCAAGACAGGTGTCCTGTAAGACGGAACTGAATCCGATCGTATATTCAGAGATCGAACAGCTGCAGTATGCGAAAACACCGGAGTTCCTGGTATGTGTTCAGAAGTAG